A region of Centropristis striata isolate RG_2023a ecotype Rhode Island chromosome 17, C.striata_1.0, whole genome shotgun sequence DNA encodes the following proteins:
- the arhgap36 gene encoding rho GTPase-activating protein 36, translated as MLGQSVRLQPVPIQSLSELERARLQEVALYHLEERDLDFKISIPRETRKRRKSLRRKFDSFSKEKKERESAPKAFGIPLSQVIANDRAYKLRQDALKESRRDCLDLEASILRFRAEKRQFFNGNKPLVCSPSITGGVPSSPSANSVAPAPFFENQNKPMSPTFLDNTGRGQRRGGLSVDSISDLVDSQSRLLEALQLSHPAELELKKTTGSQEGRTQNKLSLNPIYRQVPRVLERCCTHIENYGLQTVGIFRVGSSKKRVRQLLDDFDRGVDVQLDEEHSVHDVAALLKEFLRDIPDPLLTRELYPAFLHANLLRGADQLQYLQHLLYLLPPCSCDTLLRLLSLLHTVQSFAQDTIGTNDEEISGNKMTAANLAVIFGPNLLQKERGGDVSPHSMGIEDSTAIISVTLVLIQNYKRLFTVSAELQQEVLMSLIQTDPDIIDYLLRRKLSGSHLTVESSSESGGRRDTGASLDSVGASSGSLSPLEPPSPLFPPDGNGGEGSLTSEVFLNVLKLNQNRKRQESRYSEAPSGKSIRHMRQFHSHHNLLSLAQPSSRFTAQDPDTADRRGPLSSALSFTLGVGAGVSGSCSSLSGSTESSIWVRQTPQEESKPSPASNFWDFFSGKGSSSETMV; from the exons AAACACGCAAGCGGAGAAAATCTCTACGCAGAAAGTTTGACTCCTTCTCAAAGGAAAAGAAGGAGCGAG AGTCGGCCCCCAAGGCGTTCGGCATCCCGCTCTCCCAGGTCATCGCCAACGACCGCGCCTACAAGCTGCGGCAGGACGCCCTGAAGGAGAGCAGGCGGGACTGTCTGGACCTGGAGGCCAGCATCCTGCGCTTCAGGGCAGAGAAGAGGCAGTTCTTCAACGGGAACAAGCCGCTGGTCTGCTCCCCGTCCATCACCGGAGGAGTCCCCAGCTCGCCGTCCGCCAACTCGGTGGCGCCGGCGCCCTTTTTTGAAAACCAGAACAAACCGATGTCGCCCACGTTTCTGGACAACACCGGCCGAGGACAGAGGAGG ggcGGCCTGTCGGTGGACTCCATCTCCGACCTGGTGGACAGTCAGTCTCGCCTGCTGGAGGCGCTGCAGCTGTCTCACCCTGCTGAGCTGGAGCTGAAGAAGACGACGGGCTCTCAGGAGGGAAGAACCCAGAACAAACTGAGCCTCAACCCCATCTACAGACAGGTGCCCCGGGTGCTGGAGAGGTGCTGCACCCACATCGAGAACTATG GTCTGCAGACTGTGGGGATTTTCAGAGTTGGGAGCTCGAAGAAGAGAgtgagacag CTGCTGGACGACTTCGACCGTGGCGTGGATGTCCAGCTGGACGAGGAGCACAGCGTCCACGACGTGGCGGCGCTGCTCAAAGAGTTCCTCCGAGACATCCCCGACCCTCTGCTGACCCGAGAGCTCTACCCCGCCTTCCTGCACGCCAACC TGCTGAGAGGAGCAGACCAGCTCCAGTACCTGCAGCACCTCCTCTACCTGCTGCCTCCCTGCAGCTGTGACACCCTGCTGCGCCTCCTCAGCCTGTTACACACCGTGCAGAGCTTCGCCCAGGACACCATAGGAACCAATGATGAGGAG ATCTCGGGTAATAAAATGACAGCTGCTAACCTGGCAGTGATCTTTGGGCCCAACCTGCTGCAGAAGGAGCGAGGAGGAGACGTGAGTCCTCATTCGATGGGGATCGAGGACAGCACGGCCATCATCAGCGTCACTCTGGTGCTCATCCAGAACTACAAGAGGCTCTTCACG gtttctgcagagctgcagcaggaggtccTGATGAGTCTGATCCAGACGGATCCAGACATCATCGACTACCTGCTGCGGAGGAAACTCAG CGGCAGCCACCTGACGGTGGAGAGCAGCAGTGAGTCGGGGGGCCGTCGGGACACGGGGGCGTCTCTGGACTCTGTCGGAGCGTCCAGCGGGAGTTTGTCTCCTCTGGAGCCGCCGTCGCCACTTTTCCCGCCGGACGGTAACGGTGGCGAGGGCAGCCTGACCAGCGAGGTCTTCCTCAACGTGCTCAAACTGAACCAGAACAGGAAGCGCCAGGAGTCCAGATACA GTGAGGCCCCTTCAGGTAAATCCATCCGCCACATGCGTCAGTTCCACTCCCACCACAACCTGCTGAGCCTGGCCCAGCCCTCCTCCAGGTTCACCGCTCAGGACCCCGACACGGCGGACCGCCGGGGCCCGCTCAGCTCGGCGCTCAGCTTCACGCTGGGCGTCGGCGCCGGCGTCAGCGGCAGCTGCTCCAGTCTGAGCGGCTCCACGGAGAGCAGCATCTGGGTGAGACAGACGCCTCAGGAGGAGAGCAAACCCTCTCCTGCCTCCAACTTCTGGGACTTCTTCAGCGGGAAAGGCTCCAGCTCGGAGACGATGGTATGa